A single window of Sulfitobacter sp. JL08 DNA harbors:
- a CDS encoding DeoR/GlpR family DNA-binding transcription regulator: MSEKVRKRHDSILGLVQERGVMSVGALAETLGVSMQTIRRDIDLLCEGDALRRRHGRIELDAQHLNTPFDQRTATNPMGKQAIGEAAAELIPDGATIFISIGSTPLSVARALRRRTKLTVITNNLSAAMALSDETSNRIILPGGELRLPDRDILGDEVGEFFGRYRAEFGIFGVAGVEEDGSLLEFHTAEVSARQRIRENSQVSVLVLDQSKFGRLAPAAGENIRDMDHIILDREPSAAFSSLIKDIGDRVILSEREIA; the protein is encoded by the coding sequence ATGTCTGAAAAAGTTCGAAAGCGCCACGACAGCATTCTGGGACTGGTACAGGAACGCGGCGTGATGAGCGTTGGCGCGCTGGCGGAAACGCTGGGCGTTTCTATGCAAACCATCCGCCGCGATATTGATCTGCTTTGTGAAGGCGACGCATTACGCCGTCGCCATGGCCGGATCGAACTGGATGCACAGCACCTCAACACACCTTTCGATCAACGGACGGCCACAAACCCAATGGGCAAACAGGCCATCGGAGAAGCCGCTGCCGAATTAATCCCGGATGGGGCGACGATCTTTATTTCCATCGGCTCAACCCCGCTGAGTGTCGCGCGGGCATTGCGTCGCCGTACGAAACTGACGGTGATCACAAATAACCTCAGTGCCGCCATGGCGCTCAGCGATGAAACATCCAATCGGATCATTCTGCCGGGGGGTGAGCTGCGTCTGCCTGACCGTGATATTCTGGGCGATGAGGTGGGCGAATTCTTCGGCCGTTACCGCGCCGAGTTTGGCATTTTCGGTGTCGCGGGCGTCGAAGAGGATGGCAGCCTTCTCGAATTCCACACCGCAGAGGTCTCGGCTCGTCAACGCATCAGGGAGAACTCTCAGGTTTCCGTGCTCGTGCTGGATCAGTCCAAGTTTGGTCGCCTTGCCCCTGCCGCCGGGGAGAACATTCGTGACATGGATCACATCATTCTGGACCGGGAGCCTAGCGCAGCCTTTAGCTCTCTCATCAAAGACATCGGCGACCGGGTGATCCTGTCAGAAAGAGAAATCGCATGA
- a CDS encoding HAD-IIA family hydrolase encodes MQTAPAIFDRYEEVRPRFPSAPTRSQTKEISSLMDIADQASAFVFDAFGVLNVGETLIEGADRRLEQLRALECQIRILTNAASYDRQGAVAKFQKLGISVLADEIITSRDATLNCLTPGTWGVIAAPEDNMTDIPYEVLRLGDDPDIYDQVSGFLFLSSSGWTNARQALLETTLLKRDRPVLIANADLVAPRDDGFSLEPGHFGHLLVDRGLTQVRFFGKPFPEVYQLVERSLPGVPADRVIMCGDTLHTDILGAIARGWRAVLVTQDGLFAGYDTDEFCAKSRLAPCWHLARI; translated from the coding sequence ATGCAAACAGCACCAGCGATTTTTGACAGGTACGAGGAAGTGCGCCCACGCTTTCCCTCGGCCCCAACGCGCAGTCAGACTAAAGAGATATCGTCTCTTATGGATATCGCCGATCAGGCATCGGCATTTGTGTTTGATGCCTTTGGTGTTTTGAACGTGGGCGAAACCCTGATCGAAGGGGCCGACCGACGGTTAGAGCAATTGCGGGCGCTGGAGTGTCAGATACGCATTTTGACCAACGCGGCAAGCTATGATCGGCAGGGCGCTGTCGCCAAGTTTCAGAAACTGGGCATATCGGTCTTGGCTGATGAAATAATCACCAGCCGTGACGCGACGCTCAATTGCCTGACCCCGGGCACATGGGGTGTTATCGCCGCACCCGAAGACAACATGACCGACATCCCTTATGAGGTTCTGCGCCTTGGGGATGATCCGGACATTTATGATCAGGTCAGCGGGTTCTTGTTTCTGTCTTCGAGCGGCTGGACAAATGCCCGGCAGGCACTTCTCGAAACGACATTGTTGAAACGCGACCGACCGGTGCTCATTGCAAACGCTGATCTGGTGGCTCCACGCGATGATGGGTTTTCGCTTGAGCCGGGGCATTTCGGCCACCTACTTGTGGACCGTGGTCTGACGCAGGTGCGTTTTTTTGGGAAACCCTTTCCTGAAGTGTATCAATTGGTCGAAAGGTCGTTGCCTGGCGTTCCCGCAGACCGTGTCATCATGTGCGGTGACACGCTTCACACCGATATACTCGGGGCGATCGCACGAGGATGGCGGGCCGTACTTGTCACGCAAGATGGGCTTTTTGCAGGCTACGACACAGATGAGTTTTGTGCGAAGTCGAGGTTGGCGCCTTGTTGGCACCTCGCCAGAATTTAG
- a CDS encoding serine aminopeptidase domain-containing protein: MSALPFVSAVRLALLGLISSFIITPAFALDEAAVLERMVDIYSQNLECGENPEVPAWQRNAITNSNDGYRARYSRFGCTIGERGSIVVFPGRGEGSFEYYETAIDFIDRGFGPVYVIDHRGQGLSPRLLADHHKGHVANFEDYVDDALVFVDTVKIDLAELGAGPNPVMYLTSNSMGGAVGIGLLQRLGPDNPFRAAALLGPMINVNYHSFSGTPANWFYLRLYSESGALMQARWRCGIASYWNDQRCEEYAAKSAANGYVPDTRRFVENTQAIMTHSKARYELRTHMMDRFDWSQIAEDEYTRDENWSGPQLGGATNGWVLAAARFNRQMRKPGSLEKMAHIPIMLLTGSEDLRAYNPYAEWRDRKPDLSRHTEFCDDLNSISLASIGANSCQFVSLVGGYHELYKERDFERNKALDTVDWFFRFHAEM, translated from the coding sequence TTGAGTGCATTGCCATTCGTGTCCGCAGTTCGACTGGCGTTGCTTGGTCTGATATCTAGCTTTATCATTACCCCTGCTTTCGCACTTGATGAGGCCGCCGTTCTTGAAAGAATGGTAGATATCTATTCCCAAAATCTGGAGTGCGGCGAAAACCCTGAAGTACCTGCATGGCAGCGCAACGCGATAACCAACAGTAATGACGGGTATCGCGCCAGATATAGCCGCTTTGGATGCACAATTGGTGAGCGTGGTTCCATCGTCGTGTTCCCCGGCCGTGGCGAAGGTTCGTTCGAGTACTACGAGACAGCCATTGATTTCATCGACCGTGGATTTGGGCCGGTATATGTGATCGACCATCGGGGACAGGGTCTGTCCCCAAGATTGTTGGCCGACCATCACAAAGGCCACGTCGCAAATTTTGAGGACTACGTTGACGACGCGTTGGTATTTGTCGACACGGTAAAGATTGATCTGGCCGAATTGGGCGCAGGTCCTAACCCCGTCATGTATCTGACCAGCAATTCGATGGGCGGCGCCGTCGGCATCGGGCTGCTCCAACGCTTGGGGCCAGACAATCCGTTTCGCGCTGCCGCCCTTTTAGGGCCCATGATAAACGTCAACTACCACAGTTTTTCTGGTACACCGGCCAATTGGTTTTACCTTCGTCTCTATTCTGAATCAGGTGCTCTGATGCAGGCCCGGTGGCGGTGTGGGATTGCATCCTATTGGAATGACCAGCGTTGCGAGGAGTATGCCGCAAAGAGTGCGGCAAATGGATATGTGCCCGACACCAGACGTTTCGTTGAAAACACCCAAGCCATCATGACGCATAGCAAGGCGCGCTATGAACTGCGGACCCACATGATGGATCGTTTTGATTGGAGCCAAATCGCTGAGGACGAATATACCAGGGATGAGAACTGGTCCGGCCCACAGCTTGGTGGGGCAACCAACGGCTGGGTTCTTGCGGCGGCACGCTTCAATCGCCAGATGCGCAAACCGGGAAGTCTGGAGAAAATGGCGCATATTCCAATCATGCTTCTGACGGGTTCCGAAGACTTAAGGGCCTATAATCCTTATGCAGAATGGCGCGACCGCAAGCCCGATCTCAGCCGACACACGGAGTTTTGCGACGATCTCAATTCGATTAGCTTGGCTTCAATAGGCGCGAACAGCTGCCAGTTCGTTTCTTTGGTCGGGGGTTATCACGAACTCTACAAAGAGCGCGACTTTGAGCGCAACAAGGCCTTGGATACCGTCGACTGGTTCTTCCGTTTCCATGCTGAAATGTAG
- a CDS encoding IS30 family transposase translates to MKYRTRTFYTDRQKSEMWDRWQRGESMSSIGRHFNRASSSIFPHLAQFGGIRPPARKRSRFALSLVDREEISRGLVAQKSLRSIAKGLNRSPSTISRAARSDERAWNCAMRPKSCKLSFNDPLCQLIARKLRRKWSPQQIAGWLKRKHPNEEQRRVSHETIYRSLYVQTRGVLKKELQECLRSPRAIRRSRHATQKGLKLRKIKDAVPISNRPPEVEDRAVPGHWEGDLIVGSNNSYIATLVERHSRFVMLAKVETKDTQSVTAALIKQARKLPKELYKSLTWDRGSEMAGHAKFTMATNIDVYFCDPQSPWQRGSNENTNRLLRQYFPKGTDISGFSQAKLSAVARQLNERPRKTLQYQTPAEKFDTCVAATS, encoded by the coding sequence ATGAAGTATCGTACGCGGACGTTTTATACGGACAGACAGAAGTCTGAGATGTGGGACCGATGGCAACGCGGAGAGTCTATGAGCTCGATTGGGCGGCACTTCAATCGTGCGTCGTCTTCGATCTTTCCACATTTGGCGCAGTTTGGTGGGATCCGGCCACCTGCCCGTAAGCGATCTCGATTTGCTTTAAGCTTGGTGGACCGTGAAGAGATATCTCGCGGGTTGGTCGCGCAGAAGTCGCTGCGTTCCATCGCCAAGGGACTGAACCGGTCGCCTTCAACGATCAGTCGCGCGGCACGCTCAGATGAACGTGCGTGGAACTGCGCAATGCGACCCAAATCATGTAAGTTGTCGTTCAACGATCCATTATGTCAGTTGATTGCGCGCAAGCTACGCCGGAAATGGTCACCCCAGCAGATTGCGGGTTGGTTGAAGCGCAAGCACCCGAATGAAGAGCAACGCCGCGTGTCACACGAAACGATCTATCGCAGCCTTTATGTGCAAACCCGTGGGGTTTTGAAGAAGGAATTGCAGGAATGTTTGCGCAGTCCGCGTGCCATCAGGCGGTCACGGCATGCGACCCAGAAAGGGCTGAAGCTGCGCAAGATCAAGGATGCTGTTCCGATTAGTAACCGCCCTCCTGAGGTCGAAGATCGAGCCGTGCCAGGTCACTGGGAGGGCGATTTAATCGTTGGTTCAAACAACAGCTACATTGCCACGCTGGTCGAGCGTCACTCCCGATTTGTGATGTTGGCGAAGGTCGAAACTAAAGACACTCAAAGCGTCACCGCGGCTCTAATCAAACAAGCGCGCAAGCTTCCCAAGGAGCTGTACAAATCGCTGACATGGGACCGTGGATCAGAGATGGCCGGGCATGCAAAGTTCACGATGGCGACAAATATTGACGTCTATTTTTGTGACCCCCAGTCACCTTGGCAACGAGGAAGTAATGAAAATACCAATCGATTACTTCGCCAATACTTCCCGAAAGGCACCGACATATCGGGCTTTAGCCAAGCGAAACTCAGCGCCGTCGCTCGCCAGCTTAACGAGAGACCTCGAAAGACCTTGCAATACCAAACGCCTGCTGAGAAGTTTGACACATGTGTTGCAGCGACCAGTTGA
- a CDS encoding serine hydrolase yields the protein MLATQYVTGMRWQDLWNERVWSKIGAKNPFICGLAQDGTPLAAGLHNTTPEDLLRFTMIYTPSWNVVSDEKIVSDRLLKSIQTMGNPEAYKGSTEEQYGTDWFGEVPDYNSAQWDHVFNDGAMFKHGNMGQGIYVDPARDFCGMYFGLAPNQDEISGIDHSPGYLRNAAKMLAGG from the coding sequence GTGCTGGCGACGCAATATGTCACCGGAATGCGGTGGCAGGACCTTTGGAACGAGCGGGTCTGGTCGAAGATCGGGGCGAAGAATCCATTCATTTGCGGGCTCGCGCAGGACGGAACCCCTCTGGCCGCCGGTTTGCACAACACGACGCCCGAGGACCTGTTGCGCTTCACGATGATTTACACGCCCAGTTGGAATGTCGTGTCGGATGAGAAGATCGTCTCCGACAGGCTGCTGAAAAGCATCCAGACCATGGGCAATCCCGAGGCCTACAAGGGCTCGACCGAAGAGCAATACGGAACCGACTGGTTCGGCGAAGTCCCTGACTACAACTCGGCCCAGTGGGACCACGTCTTCAACGACGGCGCCATGTTCAAGCATGGGAACATGGGACAGGGTATCTATGTCGATCCCGCCCGCGATTTCTGTGGCATGTATTTCGGCTTGGCGCCCAACCAGGATGAAATCTCGGGGATCGATCATTCGCCGGGATATCTGCGCAACGCGGCGAAAATGCTGGCTGGTGGTTGA
- a CDS encoding aminoacylase: MMKKQRHLVAGTLLMSVMWAVPAFAQDYDLVINNGRVMDPETLFDDIANVGIKDGRIAAISQDALAGAETMDATGHIVAPGFIDTHFHFQMPVGYSLGLRDGLTSSIDFEMGCAGSYMAEWYEARAGVTGANYGCAVSHESARAMVIDGADGDYMRDGPLSALETRKNTGWSATRPTLEQGNAILEELDKGLQAGAPGIGSTVGYMRSGVSSREMFEVQKVAARYDRPTGAHTRYTLGTDTAENNGAQELVANALTLGAPAIVLHYNNDGWQLAHEMITKLQEQGHNIWGEIYPYAAGSTTINAEFLEPEVWIDEFGRRYEDTMLDPVTGEFYTLETYKETVASEPSRLIVIFKQPEENQAKWLTLKGVTMASDATAGTPYDAPWDYPLEELGGTHPRTAGARGATIRLGRENNIPMMQLMSILSYNAAKHLGDTGLKSMQERGRIQTGMVADIVVFDPELFTDNSTYEKGSIPSTGMKAVIVNGQVTVRDDELLPVFAGQPIRFDPEDKPRFEPISAEAWSAEFSTGMPLPSDFTGAFPQKVEN, encoded by the coding sequence ATGATGAAGAAGCAAAGACATCTAGTCGCCGGGACCCTATTGATGAGTGTCATGTGGGCCGTACCTGCCTTCGCGCAGGACTATGATCTTGTGATCAACAATGGCCGCGTCATGGACCCCGAAACGCTGTTCGACGACATTGCCAATGTCGGCATCAAGGACGGTCGCATAGCCGCCATCAGCCAGGATGCACTTGCGGGTGCCGAAACGATGGATGCCACCGGGCACATCGTGGCACCGGGCTTCATCGACACGCATTTCCATTTTCAAATGCCGGTCGGCTATTCCCTCGGGTTACGCGACGGGTTGACCAGCAGCATTGATTTCGAGATGGGCTGTGCGGGATCCTATATGGCGGAATGGTACGAAGCGCGTGCCGGCGTGACCGGGGCCAACTATGGCTGCGCGGTCAGCCACGAATCTGCCCGCGCGATGGTGATCGACGGGGCAGACGGCGATTACATGAGAGACGGCCCCCTTTCCGCTTTGGAAACCCGGAAGAATACGGGCTGGAGCGCGACGCGTCCGACCCTGGAACAGGGCAACGCGATTCTCGAAGAGCTTGACAAGGGCCTGCAGGCTGGCGCCCCCGGCATCGGCAGCACCGTGGGCTACATGAGATCAGGCGTTTCTTCACGCGAGATGTTCGAGGTGCAGAAAGTCGCGGCGCGCTATGACCGCCCGACCGGTGCACATACACGCTATACGCTCGGCACCGACACGGCCGAGAATAACGGCGCGCAAGAACTTGTCGCCAACGCCCTGACGCTTGGCGCCCCGGCGATCGTGCTGCACTACAACAACGACGGCTGGCAGCTTGCCCATGAGATGATCACCAAGCTTCAGGAACAGGGCCACAATATCTGGGGTGAAATCTATCCCTACGCTGCGGGTTCCACCACGATCAATGCCGAGTTCCTGGAGCCTGAGGTCTGGATCGACGAATTTGGCAGACGCTATGAAGATACCATGCTCGATCCGGTCACGGGTGAGTTCTATACTCTGGAGACCTACAAGGAAACCGTTGCATCCGAACCGTCCAGGCTAATCGTCATCTTCAAGCAGCCCGAAGAAAACCAGGCGAAGTGGCTGACGCTGAAAGGCGTGACCATGGCCAGCGATGCAACTGCTGGCACGCCGTATGACGCCCCGTGGGATTACCCTCTGGAAGAGTTGGGTGGCACGCATCCGCGCACGGCTGGTGCCCGAGGCGCGACGATCCGGCTCGGTCGGGAAAACAACATCCCGATGATGCAGCTGATGTCGATCCTCAGCTATAACGCTGCCAAGCATCTGGGCGATACCGGCCTGAAATCCATGCAGGAACGCGGCCGCATCCAGACGGGCATGGTTGCCGATATCGTGGTCTTTGACCCCGAACTCTTCACGGACAATTCAACCTATGAAAAGGGCAGTATCCCGTCGACGGGCATGAAAGCCGTGATCGTCAACGGTCAGGTCACTGTGCGTGACGACGAGCTGCTTCCTGTCTTCGCGGGTCAGCCGATCCGGTTTGACCCCGAAGACAAGCCACGCTTCGAGCCGATCTCGGCAGAGGCGTGGAGTGCCGAATTCTCGACCGGTATGCCTTTGCCATCTGACTTCACGGGGGCCTTTCCCCAGAAAGTCGAAAACTGA
- a CDS encoding HdeD family acid-resistance protein has translation MAMKISTKYFWLGVLTMALGVFVLFNAVIASAAIVTVTGMFLLLGGALQIALGFWTEGLGNKILTWCLGALTLFLGWSFLANPLAGMISLSTFVLILLMASGIVQILFAFRVKGTRFFWPLLLAGSVSVVLAIILLSSPGATLVLLGTLLGIQMLCSGASLTMMGMFFKETRQ, from the coding sequence ATGGCGATGAAAATTTCGACGAAATATTTTTGGCTTGGGGTGCTGACAATGGCTCTTGGCGTATTTGTGCTGTTCAATGCCGTGATCGCGTCCGCGGCTATTGTTACGGTTACGGGCATGTTTCTCTTGCTTGGGGGCGCTTTGCAAATTGCCCTTGGGTTCTGGACTGAAGGCCTGGGCAACAAGATACTGACCTGGTGCCTTGGCGCTCTGACACTATTTCTGGGCTGGTCATTTTTGGCCAACCCGCTTGCCGGCATGATTTCGCTTTCCACGTTCGTGCTGATCCTCCTGATGGCAAGCGGCATCGTCCAGATCTTGTTCGCCTTCCGCGTCAAAGGCACACGGTTCTTCTGGCCTCTTTTGTTGGCGGGGTCAGTGTCTGTCGTCTTGGCAATAATTCTTTTGTCCTCGCCGGGTGCAACGCTGGTTCTGCTCGGGACGCTGCTCGGAATCCAGATGCTTTGTTCAGGCGCGAGCCTGACGATGATGGGGATGTTCTTCAAGGAAACCCGTCAATGA
- the bla gene encoding class A beta-lactamase has product MKYRSVIAALAVSAAATFGPAYGQTTQGQSVGAAIEQIVSGLAGRIGFAAQEIGGDEVISFNGDETFAMASTYKVAIATAVLDRVDRGELSLDQLVEVPNEMFVTGVVALAETFPHGGIQLSVANLIEVMITESDNTATDVNMGLAGGPEAVTENLRRLGITDFRVDRLTAEILRDFYGLPGPATPETVAEAVSNNPALWTEQADPNPDFEADPRDHTTPLAMLQLLLAIDGGTAMSPESREFLLGVMSRTRSGPGRIKGLMPMGTPVAHKTGTVGGIANDVGYVTLPDGRRFAIAVYTNSSETSTSDRERAIAEISRMVFDYLYLAPVLKQ; this is encoded by the coding sequence ATGAAATATCGTTCAGTTATCGCAGCCCTCGCGGTTTCCGCGGCGGCGACTTTTGGCCCGGCTTACGGCCAGACAACGCAAGGACAGTCCGTTGGTGCCGCGATCGAACAGATCGTGTCGGGGCTTGCCGGGCGCATAGGATTTGCGGCGCAGGAAATCGGCGGCGACGAGGTCATCTCGTTCAATGGTGATGAGACCTTCGCCATGGCCAGCACCTACAAGGTGGCGATCGCCACGGCCGTACTGGACCGCGTGGACAGGGGGGAACTCAGCCTCGATCAACTCGTCGAAGTGCCGAACGAGATGTTCGTCACCGGCGTCGTCGCGCTGGCCGAAACATTTCCCCATGGCGGGATCCAGCTCTCGGTGGCGAACCTGATCGAGGTAATGATCACGGAAAGCGACAACACCGCGACCGACGTCAACATGGGGCTGGCAGGCGGGCCAGAGGCGGTGACCGAGAACCTGCGCAGGCTCGGGATCACCGATTTCAGGGTTGACCGGCTAACCGCTGAGATTCTCCGGGATTTCTACGGCTTGCCGGGGCCGGCCACGCCGGAAACTGTCGCTGAGGCCGTTAGCAACAATCCGGCACTGTGGACGGAGCAGGCTGATCCTAATCCGGACTTCGAGGCGGATCCCCGCGACCACACAACGCCCCTTGCGATGCTGCAACTGCTGCTTGCCATCGACGGTGGCACGGCGATGAGCCCGGAAAGCCGCGAGTTCCTGCTGGGGGTCATGTCGCGCACGCGCAGCGGCCCTGGCCGTATCAAGGGGCTGATGCCGATGGGAACGCCCGTCGCGCACAAGACCGGAACCGTAGGCGGAATTGCCAATGACGTCGGCTATGTCACGCTCCCCGACGGTCGGCGGTTTGCCATCGCCGTGTACACGAACAGCAGCGAGACATCCACGTCGGACAGGGAACGGGCAATTGCAGAGATCTCCCGCATGGTGTTCGACTATTTGTACCTGGCACCGGTGTTGAAGCAATAA
- a CDS encoding metal-dependent hydrolase family protein: protein MRKLNPRNLTAALAVAVSFGLPAAAQDASGPILFTNVNVFDGVNEALIENANVVVTDNLITAVSTEPLAVAGGTVIDGGGRTLMPGLIDCHWHSMAANFNGNAFALGEGKLNLVAADGAEKTLMRGFTTIRDMGGNVFDLKSVIDEGMYVGPRMYAAGSMISQTSGHADFRQTIDIPQSYSRDLTPQERMGSVAIADGKAQVLQRVRENLMRGAAFIKLMGGGGVASPSDPLDVSQYTVEEIAAAVEVAQNWGTYVTVHSYTGKAIQNAIRGGVRNVEHGQMIDEETAKLMKETDTSVCMQPFYNDEDAIPLEPGSFAAQKYQLLISGTDTAFALAKKYDLLFGFGTDTQGSQALAARQGAQLAKLTRYFEPWEVLKIATSQNYEILKRSGPRDPYPGDNGVVREGAYADLLLVDGNPLENIDLIADPDKNFVIIMKDGVIYKNTIE, encoded by the coding sequence ATGCGAAAACTGAACCCAAGGAACTTGACAGCGGCGCTTGCCGTCGCCGTGAGCTTCGGCCTGCCTGCCGCTGCTCAAGACGCCTCTGGGCCGATCCTGTTCACCAATGTCAATGTCTTTGACGGCGTTAACGAAGCCCTGATCGAAAACGCCAATGTCGTAGTGACGGACAATTTGATCACCGCCGTGTCAACAGAACCGTTGGCCGTCGCGGGTGGCACGGTCATCGACGGCGGCGGGCGGACGCTGATGCCGGGCCTGATAGATTGCCATTGGCACAGCATGGCGGCCAATTTTAATGGCAACGCGTTCGCGCTTGGTGAGGGAAAGCTGAACCTTGTGGCGGCCGATGGGGCGGAAAAAACGCTTATGCGGGGTTTCACCACGATCAGGGACATGGGCGGCAATGTCTTCGATCTAAAGTCGGTGATCGACGAGGGTATGTACGTTGGTCCCCGGATGTACGCTGCGGGGTCGATGATCTCCCAAACGTCGGGCCATGCAGATTTCCGTCAAACGATTGACATCCCTCAGAGCTATTCAAGGGATCTTACCCCGCAGGAAAGGATGGGGTCGGTCGCCATCGCAGACGGCAAGGCGCAAGTCCTGCAGCGCGTGCGCGAGAACCTGATGCGGGGCGCGGCCTTCATCAAGCTGATGGGCGGCGGCGGGGTCGCCTCGCCTTCGGATCCGCTGGACGTCTCGCAATACACCGTCGAGGAAATTGCGGCGGCGGTCGAAGTGGCACAGAACTGGGGCACCTACGTGACGGTTCACTCCTACACCGGGAAGGCGATCCAGAACGCGATCCGCGGCGGTGTCCGGAATGTCGAGCATGGCCAGATGATTGACGAGGAAACCGCCAAACTGATGAAGGAGACGGATACGTCGGTCTGCATGCAGCCCTTCTATAACGACGAGGATGCGATCCCGCTCGAACCCGGCTCATTTGCGGCACAAAAGTACCAATTGCTGATCTCTGGAACGGATACAGCCTTCGCGTTAGCGAAGAAATACGACCTGCTCTTCGGGTTCGGTACTGACACTCAGGGTTCACAGGCGCTCGCCGCGCGTCAGGGCGCGCAGTTGGCAAAGCTCACCCGCTATTTCGAGCCCTGGGAAGTGCTGAAGATTGCGACCAGCCAGAACTACGAGATCTTGAAGCGTTCCGGGCCGCGTGATCCCTATCCCGGTGACAACGGTGTGGTTCGGGAAGGTGCCTATGCCGACCTGCTTCTGGTCGACGGCAATCCGCTCGAGAACATCGACCTGATCGCCGACCCGGACAAGAACTTCGTCATCATCATGAAGGACGGCGTGATCTACAAGAACACCATCGAGTGA
- a CDS encoding ATP-binding cassette domain-containing protein: MHPLRIERLVYRWPGAERGTLGIGALSLASGESLFLYGPSGCGKSTLLSAIAGVVDVPKGAIHVADQDVGAVRGGARDRFRVDHIGMIFQVFNLVPWLSALENVLLPCTFSQRRRTRTGEDPAGTAQRLLDELGLSDPALASKPANELSVGQQQRVAAARALIGTPDLILADEPTSALDEAAKVAFVELLARECAQAGTALLFVSHDRSLEGHFDHSLDFLDLNRSAD, encoded by the coding sequence ATGCACCCATTGCGGATTGAACGGCTTGTCTACCGGTGGCCGGGCGCGGAGCGCGGCACACTGGGGATTGGTGCGCTGTCTCTGGCGTCCGGCGAGAGCCTGTTCCTGTATGGCCCGAGCGGCTGCGGAAAATCGACCTTGCTGTCGGCGATCGCGGGGGTCGTCGATGTGCCGAAGGGGGCCATACACGTTGCGGATCAGGATGTCGGCGCCGTACGCGGTGGCGCGCGGGACCGGTTTCGGGTGGATCACATCGGCATGATCTTTCAGGTGTTCAATCTCGTTCCGTGGCTGAGCGCGCTTGAGAACGTCCTTCTGCCATGCACATTCTCGCAGCGTCGCCGTACGCGTACGGGCGAGGATCCTGCGGGAACGGCGCAGCGTCTTTTGGACGAATTGGGTTTGTCCGATCCTGCTCTGGCATCGAAGCCCGCCAACGAGCTCAGCGTCGGGCAACAGCAACGGGTCGCCGCCGCGCGCGCGCTGATCGGCACGCCGGACCTGATCCTGGCGGACGAGCCGACCTCCGCGCTCGATGAGGCGGCCAAGGTGGCCTTCGTCGAGCTGCTGGCAAGGGAATGCGCCCAAGCGGGAACCGCGCTGCTCTTCGTCAGTCATGACCGCAGCCTTGAGGGTCATTTCGATCACAGCCTCGACTTCCTCGACCTGAACCGGAGCGCCGATTGA